The Streptomyces bacillaris sequence ATCTGCCAGACGTGCGCGAGATCCGGCAGCCCCTCCCGTACGGAGGCCACCGCCGCCGCGTGCGCGTCGCTCTCCACGAGCACCGCCACCGCACCGGAGTCGCTGAGGATCCACTGCACCTGCTCGGCGGAGCTGGTCTCGTACACCGGCACGGTCACCGCGCCCGCGCTCCAGATCGCGAAGTCCAGCAGCACCCACTCGTACCGGGTGCGCGACATCAGGGCGACCCGGTCGCCCGGCTGCACGCCCGAGGCGATCAGCCCTTTGGCGGCGGCCCGCACCTCGGCCAGGAACTGGGTGGCGGTGACATCGGCCCACGCACCGGCCACCTTGCGGCTCATCACCGCCACGTCGGGATGCTGAGCGGCGTTGCGGCGGATCAGATCCGTCAGATTGCCGTCCGTCGGGACCTCGTACAGGGCCGGAAGGCTGAACTCGCGCAAGACTGCTGCTCCTCATCGGGCTCCGGTGCCACGGCTCTGTGTGACGCACCGGCTGCGGTCCAAGAATGGCGGGTGCTCGGTGGGGGAGCACGACTGGACTGCCCGGACGTTACCCACCGGTACCAGGTTCCCGATAGGGGGGTCCGTCCAGATGTCTTATGCATCACACAGCTAAATGGCCCTTTTCGCGCACAGTAGTCCACCGGCCCGACGACTCGAAAGTAACCGCAGGTCCGGCCGGATCTACCCGAGCGGGGGCGGGCGTCCTAGGGTGATCGGTATGCGAGGCAGCGAAACGGACGGGCCGGCGGCGGGCCCGCGGCGCTCCACCCGGATCCACGTCGTCAGCGACGTCCACGGCAACACCGAGGACCTGGCCCGCGCCGGGGAAGGGGCCGACGCGCTGATCTGCCTCGGTGACCTGGTGCTCTTCCTCGACTACCGGGACCACTCGCGCGGCATCTTCCCCGCCCTCTTCGGCCAGGAGAACGCGAGCCGCATCGTCGCGCTGCGCACCGCCCGCCGCTTCGAGGAGGCCCGTGCCCTCGGCCGGGAGCTGTGGGCGGGCCGCGACCGCCACTCCGAGATCCTCGGAGCCGTACGTCAGCAGTACGCCGAACTCTTCGCCGCCTTCCCCACCCCGACGTACGCCACCTACGGAAACGTCGACGTCCCCCACCTCTGGCCCGAGTACGCCCGCCCCGGCACCACCGTGCTGGACGGCGAGCGGGTGGAGATCGGCGGCCGGGTCTTCGGCTTCGTCGGTGGCGGCCTCACGTCCCCGATGAACACCCCGTACGAGATCAGCGACGAGGAGTACGCCGCCAAGGTCGAGGCGCTCGGCCCGGTCGACGTGCTCTGCTCGCACATCCCGCCCGAGGTCCCGGAGCTGACGTACGACACCGTCGCCCGCCGCTTCGAGCGCGGCAGCCGTGCCCTGCTGGAGGCCATCCGCACCACCCGCCCCCGGTACGCGCTTTTCGGCCATGTTCACCAGCCGTTGGTCCGCCGGATGCGGATCGGTGACACCGAGTGCGTCAACGTCGGCCACTTCGCCTCCACCGGCACCCCCTGGGCGCTGACCTGGTGACCGGAAGGGCCCGGGGCGTGGACCGGAGCGCGGCGGGCACGCGATAGCCTGCACGTGCGGCAGGATCCTGCCGCACGCGACCGGTAACACCGCACTGGAGGGCCACGGCGATGGCTGAACACACCAGCTCGAGCATCACGATCGAGGCGGCACCGGCCGACGTCATGGCGGTGATCGCGGACTTCGCCCGCTACCCGGAGTGGACCGGCGAGGTGAAGGAGGCCGAGGTGCTGGCCACCGACGCCCAGGGCCGCGCCGAGCAGGTCCGTCTCGTCCTGGACGCCGGGGCCATCAAGGACGACCACGTCCTGTCGTACACCTGGACCGGCGACCACGAGGTCAGCTGGACCCTGGTCAAGTCCCAGATGCTCCGCTCCCTGGACGGCACCTACGCCCTCGCCCCGCTCGCCGGCGGAGAGCGCACCGAGGTCACCTACAAGCTCGCCGTCGACGTCAAGATCCCGCTCCTCGGCATGATCAAGCGCAAGGCCGAGAAGGTCATCATCGACCGGGCCCTCGCCGGTCTGAAGAAGCGCGTCGAATCCATCCCGCAGGGCTGAGCGCGATGCGTACGGTCCTGACCACCGGCCCCGGCGGCGCAGGCCGTACCACCCTCGCGGCGGCGACCGCCCTGGCCGCGGCCGCCGGCGGCAGCCGTACGCTCCTGGTCTCCGCCGAGCCCATACCGGGCCTCCCCGGCGGTACGGAACCCACCAGGGTCACCGACCGGCTCGACCACACCCGGATCGACTCCGGTGCCCACTTCCGCGCCGAACTCACCGACCTCCAGGAGCGCGCCTCCGGCGTCCTGGACCTGGTCGGCGCCGGGCGGCTGGACGGCGAGGAGCTGACCGAACTCCCCGGCTCCGCCCAGCTCGCCCTCCTCCACACCCTGCACCGGGCCGCCGCGGGCGACTGGTCCACCGCCGGTTACGACACCCTCGTCGTCGACCTCCCGCCGCTGACCGAGGCCCTCGCCCTGCTGGCCCTGCCCGAGCAGCTCCGCCGCTATCTGCGCCGCCTCCTCCCCGCCGAACGCCAGGCCGCCCGCGCCCTGCGCCCCGTCCTCGCCCAGCTCGCCGGGGTCCCGATGCCCGCCCAGTGGCTGTACGAGGCCGCCGCCCGCAAGGACGCCGAACTGGCCGCCGTACAGGCCCTGGTCGAGGACTCCGCCACGACGCTGAGGCTGGCCGCCGAGCCGGGGCCCGCCGCCGAGGAGGCGCTGCGCACCGCCCGCACCGGCCTCGCCCTGTACGGGCTCCGCGCCGACCTCCTGGTGGCCAACCGGGTCCTGCCGCGCCACTCGCCCGACCCCTGGTTCGCCGCGCTCGCCGCCGAGCAGGAGAAGTGCCTGGGCCACTGGCACGCGGAGTGGGCCCCCGGGATCCCGGTCCACGAGGCCCCCCACCTGGGGCGCGACCCCCGGACCGGCGACGACCTGGCCGCGCTCGCCGTCCCCGCGCCGGACGAGCGCGAGGCGGGCCGGGCGGAGGACCCGTGGTGGATCGAGGGGGAGCCGGGGGAGAGCGGTACTCCGGCCGAGCTGACCTGGTGCCTGCCGCTGCCCGGCGCGGTCAAGGAGGGGCTGCGACTGGTCCGCCGGGGCGACGAACTGCTGCTGACCGTGGGCCCGTTCCACCGGATCATCAGGGTCGCCTCCGCGCTGCGCCGCTGCACGGTCTCCGGCGCCGCCCTCACCGACGGCGTCCTGCGCGTCCGCTTCACCCCCGACCCGGGGCTCTGGCCCCGTACCCCATGACCCCTGCGCCCTGACCCGCGCGTCCTGAACGGTCTGCGGCCATTCGGGTAACGTCGATGGTACGAACCCCGTCGGCGCAGGCCGCCGGAGGCCGGTACCCCGTGTCGCAGGAGCCCGTCATGAGTGAAGCCACCGATCGTCCCGTCGACGACGACGCGTGGGCCGACGCCTGCGCCGAGGACCTCGCCGCCGAGAAGGCCCGCCGCCGCGCGCAGTACGGCCCGCAGCCCGGCTCCGCCGCCGAGGAGCTGCGCAAGCTGGTCGACGCGGTCGCCGACAAGGTCTCCGCCCTCCAGACCCCGCTGTTCGGCGCGGCCGCCCAGGGCGCGGTCCAGCAGGCCATCCGCCAGGCGCGGTCCGCCGTCGAACCCGTCATCGAGCGCAACCCCCAGGTCTTCGACCACCTCGCCGCCGCGGGCAACGAGCTGCTCGCCGCCTACCGCTCGGCGGTGGAGGGCCAGGAGAGCCGCTGGACCCGTACGGCGGCCGACCCCGCGAGCACCGCCGGGAAGGGCACCGAGAAGGCCGCCGACGACCCCTCCGACCCGCGTGACGAGGGCCGCGGCGAAGGCCCCTCCGGCACCGAGCGCATCGACCTGGACTGATCGGTCCGGGCCGGGCGGGGGCCCTGTCTCGGGTACGGTTGGCCCTAGCGGGGCTCGACCGAAACTGAGGGATTCATGGGACTCACCATCGGCGTCGACATCGGCGGCACGAAGATCGCGGCTGGAGTGGTCGACGAAGAGGGCCGCATCCTCTCGACGTTCAAGGTGGCGACGCCCCCGACGGCCGAAGGCATCGTCGACGCGATCTGCGCGGCGGTGGCCGGGGCGAGCGAGGGACACGACGTGGAGGCCGTCGGCATCGGCGCCGCCGGTTACGTCGACGACAAGCGCGCCACGGTGCTCTTCGCGCCCAACATCAACTGGCGCCACGAACCGCTCAAGGACAAGGTCGAGCAGCGCGTCGGCCTTCCCGTCGTCGTCGAGAACGACGCCAACGCGGCGGCCTGGGGCGAGTACCGCTTCGGCGCCGGCCAGGGCCACGACGACGTCATCTGCATCACGCTCGGCACCGGCCTCGGCGGCGGCATCATCATCGGCAACAAGCTGCGCCGCGGACGCTTCGGCGTGGCCGCCGAGTTCGGCCACATCCGGGTCGTCCCGGACGGTCTGCTCTGCGGCTGCGGCAGCCAGGGCTGCTGGGAGCAGTACGCCTCCGGCCGCGCGCTCGTGAGGTACGCCAAGCAGCGCGCCAACGCCACCCCGGAGAACGCCGCCATACTGCTGGGCCTCGGCGACGGCACGGCGGACGGCATCGAGGGCAAGCACATCAGCGAGGCCGCCCGTCAGGGCGACCCGGTCGCGATCGACTCCTTCCGCGAGCTGGCCCGCTGGGCCGGTGCCGGACTGGCCGACCTCGCCTCGCTCTTCGACCCGTCCGCGTTCATCGTCGGCGGCGGCGTCTCGGACGAGGGCGAGCTGGTCCTCGGCCCGATCCGCAAGTCGTTCCGGCGCTGGCTGATCGGCGGCGAGTGGCGCCCGCACGCGCAGGTGCTCGCCGCCCAACTCGGCGGCAAGGCAGGGCTGGTGGGCGCTGCCGACCTCGCCCGCCAGGGCTGAGTTCCGTACGGTACGACGCAGCGGACGCCCGTCGCCGCCCTCCGGGGCAGCGGCGGGCGTCCGTCGTATCGTGGCCCGCATGGTCCTGACGCCACTGCCCGACTCCCGTACCGAGCCGGACGGTTCAGCCGTGATCCGGGTGCTGAGCTACAACGTCCGCTCGATGCACGACGACACCACGGCCCTGGCCCGGGTCATCCGCGCCTGCGCCCCCGATCTGGTCCTGGTCCAGGAGGCCCCGCGCTTCTTCCGCTGGCGCAAGGCGGCCGCCCGGCTGGCCAGGAGCAGTGACCTGGTGGTGCTGAGCGGCGGTGCCACGGCCGCCGGGCCGCTGCTGCTCTGCTCGCTGCGGGTGACCGTCGAACGCACCGAGGACGTGCTGCTGCCGCTCACCCCGGGGCTGCACCGCAGGGGGTTCGCCACCGCCGTCGTCCGGATCGGCGGGGCCCGGCTCGGGGTGCTCAGCTGCCATCTGAGCCTCCAGCGCGACGAACGTCTCGCCCAGGCCGGGCTGCTCCTCGACCAGTTGGCCTCGCTGGGCGTGGAGCACGCGGTGGCGGGCGGCGACCTCAACGACGTACCGACCGGGAAGGCGTTCCGGCACCTGGCCGGGCCGCTCCAGGACTGCCACGCGGCCGCGCCCTGGGGCGGCGAGCTGACGTTCCCGCCGGACGGGCCCCGTAAGCGCATCGACGCCGTCTTCGCGACCCCGGGCATCGAGGTGCTCGGCTGCGGGGTCCCGGCCGGGCTCCCCGGGGTCGCGGACGCGGACCTGAGGGCGGCCACCGACCATCTGCCGGTCCTGGCCGCCCTCAGGGTCCCTGCCACGCCCTAGACGACCGCGCCGCGCGCCCCGGCCGACCGGTGGCTACACCACCGCGCCGCGTCCCGGGTCGCCGTAGGTGTCGTCATCGTCGTCGTGCGGCATCCGGGCCACCAGGGTGGCGAAGCCGCCCAGGAAGCCGCCGATGCAGAGCGTGGTGAGCCACCACGTCATGTTCCACTGGAGCAGCACCGCCACCAGCATCAGCACCGGCCCGCCGATCACCGCGAGCCAGGCGAACTTCGCCGTGGTGTCGGCCTCCGGCAGCGGCGGCGGCTCCGGGGGCACGAAGTGGCCTTCCTCGCCCTCGTCCGGCTCGTCGATGCCGTCGTCCTTGGACTCGGCCAGCTCGTAGTCCCGGGGCCCGGCGACCCCGGGCGCGAAGACGACGGAGCTGCCGAGCGGCTTCTTCTCCGGCGGCTTCGGGGGCGTCTTCCCCGACCCCTTGTCCGCCGGGTCCCCGGCCCGGCCGCTGTCCGGACCGGTCACATTGCGCTGGTCGTCCTCCAGCAGGGCCAGGTCCTCGACCGACTTGAAGGGCTTGGCGCCCGGCGGGTCCGGCGGCTCCTCCCCGTACCCCGCGACGATCGCGGCCCAGGCCGCCTCCTCGTCGAGCACCCGCTCCTCGTCGGCCTTCTTCTCCGAAGCCTTCTCCGGACCCTTCTCAGCGGCCTTCTCCGGAGCCGTGGCCTCCGGTCCGGCGCCCTCGGCGCTCGCCGGCTTCGTCCCCTCGGGGACGGCCGCGCTCTCCGTGGGGCGCGGCTCGCGCTCCTCGTCACTGCCCGTGCGTTCCGCGTCGTGCTCAGCCACCGGACGTGCTCCCCTTCATCCCGACGCTCGGTGCGAGACGGCCGATGAACCGGTAGCTCTCATCGAAGATCCGCTCCGCATCATGGTCCAACGTCGCCACGTGGTAGCTCTGTTCCAGCAGGATCTCCGTCACATCGGTGGAGGAGATCCGGCTCAGGACCCGCGCGCTGTCCGCGGGCGGCACGACATGGTCCTGCGGGCTGTGCAGCAGCACCACCGGCTGGGTCACCTGCGGCAGTTCGCCGTCGACCAGCTTGAAGAACTTCCGCACCGAGTGGGCCGCGTGCAGCGGCACCCGGTCGTACCCCACCTCGTGCGAGCCGGGGAGCGCGATGTCGTCGGCCAGCCCCTTCGTCGTACGGACGAGAAGGCGGGCGACCGGCAGCGCGTACGCCGAGAGGCCGTGCACCTTGTTGGCCGGGTTGACCAGCACCAGACCGCTGATCGCGTCCCCGTGCTTGGCCGCCAGCCGCAGGGAGAGCGCGCCGCCCATGGAGAGCCCGAAGACGAAGACCTGCTCGCACTTCTCCCGCAGCACCCGCAGCTCGCGGTCCACCTCCGCGTACCAGTCCTGCCAGCCGGTGACCGCCATGTCCTCCCAGCGGGTGCCGTGGCCCGGCAGCAGCGGCAGGGAGACGGTCAGCCCGCGCTCGGCAAGGAAGTCGGCCCAGGGGCGCAGCGACTGCGGCGAGCCGGTGAAGCCATGACAGAGGAGGACGCCGACCTCTCCGCCCTCGTGGCGGAACGGCTCGGCTCCAGGGAGGACCGGCACCGGGGTCTCCTGTTCGTGAGGTGAGGCGGGGGCGGGCTATGGAGATGGGGATATGGGGCGGGGCTCTGAAGGGTGGTGCGAGTGGGGCGCGCACCGGGGGAGGGCGTGCTTGACGGATGACTTCACCGTACGCGACCGGACCGACACCGACCAGGGCCGTCACGGCCTCACCGACGGGACCGGGTTAAGGTCTGTCCGACAGCACACAGGAGGCACCACAGTTGATCTACGGCGCAATGAAGTTCTCCATCGGCGGGTCCCTGAAGCTCGCCTTCCGGCCGTGGGTGGAGGGTCTGGAGAACATCCCCGAGCGGGGGCCGGCGATCCTCGCGAGCAATCATCTCTCGTTCTCCGACTCCTTCTTCCTCCCCGCTGTCCTGGACCGCAAGGTCACGTTCATCGCCAAGGCCGAGTACTTCACGGCCCCCGGTGTGAAGGGCAAGCTCACGGCCGCCTTCTTCAAGGGCGTCGGCCAGCTCCCCGTCGACCGCTCCGGAGCCCGGGGCGCCGGTGAGGCCGCCATCAAGGCGGGCATCCAGGTCATCGAGAGCGGCGGCCTCTTCGGCATCTACCCGGAGGGCACCCGCTCGCCCGACGGCCGCCTCTACCGGGGCAAGCCCGGCGGACTGGCCCGGGTGGCGCTCGCCACCGGAGCCCCCGTGATCCCGGTCGCGATGATCGACACTGAGAAGATCCAGCCGCCCGGCCAGGTGGTGCCCAAGCTCATGCGGCCCGGTATCAAGATCGGCAAGCCGCTGGACTTCAGCCGCTACCAGGGCATGGACGGCGACCGCTTCATCCTGCGCTCGGTGACCGACGAGGTCATGTACGAGATCATGAAGCTCTCCGGCCAGGAGTACGTGGACATCTACGCCACCGCCGCCAAGCGCCAGATCGCCGAGGAGGCGAAGGCGAAGGCGGAGGAGGCCAAGCGCGAGCGCAAGCAGCCGGCCGCGGCCGACGGGAACACAACGGCCGACGAGAACAGAGCGGCCGACGAGGACAGAACGGAACGGTCCGGCGCCTGAGGGCGTCGTGCACCGTCGGGGGGTGGGGCCATGGCCAAGCGTGAGCGGGTCGTACGGATGTCGGTCGAGCAGCCGCTCTGGCGTGCGCTGACGGGGTACCGCGTACTGACCATGATCTACGCGGTGCTGCTGGCGGTCTTCGGCAAGGACCATCTGGGCCGGCAGCCGTTCGAGCGGCCCTGGGTGGCCTTCGCCTACCTCGCGTTCCTCGCCGTGTGGACGCTCGCCACCCTGCCCAAGGTCCGCTCGGCGGCGAGCTGCACCAAGCGTTTCCTGGGCGCGGATCTCGTCGTCGCGCTGACCGGGATCATGCTCACCCCGATCGCGGACGTCCACTCCCAGACCTTCGACGGCCCGACGCTGCCCTCGATCTGGACGGCCGGGGCGGTCCTCGCCTTCGCGATCAAGGGCGGCTGGCGGTGGGCGGCCTTCGCCTCGACCTTCGTCGCCGCCGCCAACATCATCCAGCGCGGCGAGCCCAGCCGGGACACCTTCCACAACGTGCTGCTGGTCTGGGTCGCCTCGATAGCGATCGGGTACGTCGTCGAGGTCGCCCGCGCCAGTGAACGCACCCTGGCCCGCGCCCTGGAGATCGAGGCCGCCACCCGCGAGCGCGAGCGCCTCGCCCGGGACATCCACGACAGCGTCCTCCAGGTCCTGGCCATGGTGCAGCGCCGGGGCACCGCGATCGGCGGCGAGGCGGCCGAGCTGGGGCGGCTGGCCGGGGAGCAGGAGGTGGCCCTGCGCACCCTGGTCTCCAGCGGCCTGGTGCCCCCGACCCGGGTCTCCGAGGACGCCGCCGAGGGGGCCGTCGTCCGCACGGTCGAGGTGGACGAGGAGAGCCCCGGCGAGGAGGCCCCCTGCGACCTGCGCACCCTGCTCGCCCCGCACGCCGGCTCCCGTACCAGCTTCGCGGAGCCCGGCGCCCCGGTCCTCCTCCCGGCCCCGGCCGCCCGTGAGCTGGCCGCCGCCGTCAGCGCCGCCCTGGACAATGTGCGGGTGCACGCCGGGGAGGGGGCCCAGGCGTGGATCCTGGTCGAGGACGAGCCCGGCGAGGTCATCGTCACCGTCCGGGACGACGGCCCCGGCATCCCGGAGGGCCGCCTCGCCCAGGCGGAGGGGGAGGGGCGGATGGGGGTCGCGCTCTCCATCCGCGGCCGGCTGCGCGACATCGGCGGCACGGCCGAGGTGATCTCGGTGCCGGGGCAGGGCACCGAGGTCGAGTTGAAGGTTCCGAAAGCACAGGTTTCCCGGGGGAAGGCAGGATCGGCCCGATGAGCACGCAGAACGCACCGCAGGACGCGGCGACAGCACAGGACGCACCGCAGGACGCATCCCGGCAGGACGGGCAGGCCGCCGAGCGGCCCATCCGGGTCATGGTGGTCGACGACCACCCCATGTGGCGCGACGCCGTCGCCCGCGACCTGGCCGAGTCCGGCTTCGACGTCGTCGCGACCGCCGGGGACGGCCCGCAGGCGGTCCGCCGGGCCAAGGCCGTGACCCCGGACGTCCTGGTCCTCGACCTCAACCTGCCGGGTATGCCCGGCGTCCAGGTCTGCAAGGAGCTGGTCCCCGCCCACCCCGGCCTCCGCGTCCTGGTCCTCTCCGCCAGCGGGGAGCACGCCGACGTCCTGGAGGCGGTGAAGTCCGGCGCCACCGGCTACCTCCTCAAGTCCGCCTCCACCCAGGAGCTGGTCGACGCCGTCCGCTCCACCGCCAACGGCGACCCGGTCTTCACCCCGGGCCTCGCGGGCCTGGTCCTCGGGGAGTACCGCAGGCTCGCCTCCGACCCCGCGCCCGCCGCCCCCGACGAGCCCAAGGCCCCGCAGCTCACCGACCGGGAGACCGAGGTGCTGCGGCTGGTCGCCAAGGGGCTGTCGTACAAGCAGATCGCGGAGCGTCTGGTCATCTCGCACCGCACCGTGCAGAACCATGTGCAGAACACCCTCGGCAAGCTCCAGCTGCACAACCGGGTGGAGCTGGTGCGGTACGCCATCGAGCGCGGCCTCGACGACATCTGACCGGGACCGAAGGGCCGCGGCCAAGTACCAGGCCCGGGGCCAAGGGCCGGGACCAGGGGCCGGACGGGTGGGCCGTCCGGCCCCTGCGCGTCCGGGTCCGGGGCCGTATATTCGCGCTATGGAGATCTTGGCGTTCGGTGTGCAGTCGGATGAGAAGCCCCTGATCGAGAAGGCCTTCGCGGGGCTGCACGAGGTCCGCTGCCTGGACGTCTTCCTCAACCGGGACACCGCCCCCATCGCGGCCGGGTACGAGATCATCTCCACCAGCGTCAACGCCGACCTCGGCAGCAAGGTGCTCCAGACCCTCGCCGCCGGTGGCACCCAGCTCATCGCCCAGCGCTCCACCGGCTTCAACAACATCGACCTGGACGTGGCCGAGCGGCTCGCCCTCCGCGTCGCCCGGGTCTCGTACTACTCCCCGTACTCGGTCGCGGAGTTCGCCTGGACCCTGGCCATGGCGGTGAACCGGCGCGTCATCCGGGCCGCGAGCCGCACCCGCGACTTCGACTTCCGGCTCGACGGGCTGCTCGGCCGGGACATGCGCGGCCGGACCGTCGGTGTGATCGGCACCGGCAAGATCGGTGAGGCGTTCACCCGGATCGCCCACGGCTTCGGGATGAAGCTGCTCGGCTGGGACGTCGTGGAGAACCCGGCCTGCCTGGAGCTGGGCATGGAGTACGTGGAGAAGGAGCGGCTCTTCGCGGAGGCCGACCTGACCAGCCTGCACGTCCCGCTGCTCCCCGCCACGCACCACATCATCAACGAGGCCGCCCTGAAGTCGATGAAGGACGACGCGATCCTGGTCAACTCCAGCCGCGGCGGCCTCATCGACACCGCTGCCCTGGTCACCGAGTTGCGCGCCGGGCGCTTCCTCGGCGTCGGGCTCGACGTGTACGAGGCGGAGGCCGGGCTCTTCTTCCTGGACAAGTCCCTGGAGGGCGTCGACGACGACACCCTGGCCCGCCTGGTGACCTTCCCGAACGTGATCGTCACCTCGCACCAGGCGTACTACACCGAGGACGCGGTGGGCCAGATCATCGACGCGACCGTCCAGAACGTCACCGACTACCTGGCCGGCCGCCGCAGCGAGAACGTGCTCGTGCCGCGCCTGTGACCCCGGGGCCCGGCGCGGCACAGCCTCCCCGGCTCAGCTCAGCACCGGCAGCCCCGCCAGCAGCTCCGTCACGATCGCGGACCCCCGCACGGTCAGCACCGACTCCGGGTGGAACTGCACCGAGGCGAACCCCGGCCCGCGCAGCGCGTGCAGCTCACCGCTCGCCACGTCCCGGCTCACCTCGATCCCGTGCGCGGCCAGCTCGGCGGCGGCCGGGGAGTCGCAGCGGGCGGTGAAGCTGTTGTAGAAGCCGACCGTCTCCGGCCGCCCGAACAGCTCGATCCCGGTCTGCGCCCCCTGGTACGGGACCGCCTTGCGCACGATGTCCAGCCCCAGCTCCGCCGCGATCAGCTCATGGCCGAGGCAGACCCCGAGCAGCCCGTACCGGTGCTCCCGCACCAGCCCGGCCGCCAGCTCCCGCAGCAGCCGCATCTTCGGGTCGGCCAGGTCGCCAGGATTCCCGGGGCCGGGGCCCAGCACGACCGGCCCCCGGTGCGCCCGCACCACGTCCCGCAGCCCCGGCTCGTCGAACCGCCGCACCGACACCTCCAGCCCCGACGAGCGCAGCAGATGGGCCAGCATCGCGGTGAACGTGTCCTCGCCGTCCACCACCAGCGCGTGCCCGGACAGCTCCCGGGTCCGCTCCTGCATCCGCAGCCAGAACGGGGCCAGCCCGCCGCGCCGGCCGTCCAGCGCCGCCCGCACCCGGGGATCGGCGGCCAACTGCGGGCGGTCCGCCTCCGCCTCCGGCCGCCCCGGCCGCACCCCGAGCGCCGCCAGCACCCCGGCCGCCTTGGCATGCGTCTCGGCCACTTCGCTCTCCGGGTCCGAGTGGCGTACGAGGGTGGCGCCGACGGGCACCTCCAGCGAGCCGTCCGGGGCGATGTCGGCCGTACGGATCAGGATCGGGGAGTCCAGCGTCTGCGCCCCGTTCGCGTCCTGCCCCAGCAGGGCCAGCGCGCCCGCGTAGTAGCCGCGCCCGCCCCGCTCGTACCGCTCGATCACCCGGCAGGCGTTCTGCACCGGGGAGCCGGTGACGGTGGCCGCGAACATGGTCTCGCGCAGGACGTCCCGGACGTCCAGCGAGGACCGTCCCCGCAGCTCGTACTCCGTGTGGGCGAGGTGGGCCATCTCCTTGAGCCGGGGCCCGACCACCACCCCGCCCATGTCGCCCACCGTGCACATCATCTTGAGCTCCTCGTCGACCACCATGGACAGCTCCTCGCTCTCCTTGCGGTC is a genomic window containing:
- a CDS encoding 2-hydroxyacid dehydrogenase, yielding MEILAFGVQSDEKPLIEKAFAGLHEVRCLDVFLNRDTAPIAAGYEIISTSVNADLGSKVLQTLAAGGTQLIAQRSTGFNNIDLDVAERLALRVARVSYYSPYSVAEFAWTLAMAVNRRVIRAASRTRDFDFRLDGLLGRDMRGRTVGVIGTGKIGEAFTRIAHGFGMKLLGWDVVENPACLELGMEYVEKERLFAEADLTSLHVPLLPATHHIINEAALKSMKDDAILVNSSRGGLIDTAALVTELRAGRFLGVGLDVYEAEAGLFFLDKSLEGVDDDTLARLVTFPNVIVTSHQAYYTEDAVGQIIDATVQNVTDYLAGRRSENVLVPRL
- a CDS encoding anthranilate synthase family protein produces the protein MSRTAFDLVRRLLADDAPPFALLRRRTPGRDHDHVEVLIGGVREVERLADLPVGASPALALVPFRQIAERGFDVRDDGTPLSVLVAEESHELELTEVLAALPAHDVAVEDRGFDVADGEYAEIVRRVIRDEIGQGEGANFVIRRTFRGAIPGFGRADALALFRRLLAGERGAYWTFVVHTGDRVLVGASPEVHVRMSGGTVVMNPISGTYRYPDGGPTATSLLAFLGDRKESEELSMVVDEELKMMCTVGDMGGVVVGPRLKEMAHLAHTEYELRGRSSLDVRDVLRETMFAATVTGSPVQNACRVIERYERGGRGYYAGALALLGQDANGAQTLDSPILIRTADIAPDGSLEVPVGATLVRHSDPESEVAETHAKAAGVLAALGVRPGRPEAEADRPQLAADPRVRAALDGRRGGLAPFWLRMQERTRELSGHALVVDGEDTFTAMLAHLLRSSGLEVSVRRFDEPGLRDVVRAHRGPVVLGPGPGNPGDLADPKMRLLRELAAGLVREHRYGLLGVCLGHELIAAELGLDIVRKAVPYQGAQTGIELFGRPETVGFYNSFTARCDSPAAAELAAHGIEVSRDVASGELHALRGPGFASVQFHPESVLTVRGSAIVTELLAGLPVLS